The following coding sequences lie in one Zingiber officinale cultivar Zhangliang chromosome 2B, Zo_v1.1, whole genome shotgun sequence genomic window:
- the LOC122048943 gene encoding calcineurin B-like protein 4: MGCFSSKITDKHAVGYEDPVVLASQTNFTVNDVEALHELFKKLSCLIIPDGLIHREEFQLALFRNSNRRNLFADRVFDLFDIKRNGAIEFGEFVRSLSIFHPRAPESEKIEFAFKLYDLRQTGFIEPEELKEMVLAILSESELSLSDELVEEIVDKSFNQADARGDGKIDPDEWKDFVKKNPSLLRNMTLPYLLDITTSFPSFVMQADNSDTDTV, encoded by the exons ATGGGCTGTTTCTCTTCTAAGATTACTGACAAACACGCAGTCGGATACGAGGACCCTGTGGTTCTTGCTTCTCAAACAAATT TCACTGTCAATGACGTAGAAGCACTTCATGAGCTATTTAAAAAGTTGAGTTGTTTGATCATTCCGGACGGGCTAATCCATCGG GAAGAATTCCAGCTTGCTTTGTTCAGGAACAGCAACAGAAGAAATCTTTTTGCAGACAGG GTATTTGACTTGTTTGATATCAAACGAAATGGGGCTATCGAGTTTGGAGAATTTGTTCGGTCGCTTAGCATCTTTCACCCAAGAGCTCCAGAATCAGAGAAAATTGAAT TTGCATTTAAACTGTATGATTTAAGGCAAACTGGCTTCATAGAACCCGAGGAG TTGAAGGAGATGGTGTTGGCTATTCTCAGTGAATCAGAATTGTCTCTTTCAGATGAACTCGTCGAAGAAATTGTCGATAAG AGTTTCAATCAGGCGGATGCAAGAGGCGATGGGAAGATCGACCCAGATGAATGGAAGGATTTTGTCAAAAAAAATCCATCTCTGCTCAGGAATATGACTCTTCCTTATTTATT GGACATAACAACATCATTCCCTAGTTTCGTCATGCAAGCAGACAACAGCGACACCGATACCGTATGA
- the LOC122045117 gene encoding calcium-transporting ATPase 7, plasma membrane-type-like yields MDLNAVDFLIGPGRRLGVSSPLRRWRIAYRTIYSCRAMCSLVTKKFAIIHRSSSYVAIDVEGGDSAPLAFSKVTDDGNLRKLVKERRLEDLHRLGGSAGLIRALGSNAEAGIHGSATDLSSRRAAFGSNTYPRPKPKGFFHFVFEAINDLFIIILMVCAAVSLAFGIKEHGIKEGWYDGASIFLAVFLVSAVSAVSNFRQMKRFNKLSAECDNITASIVRDGRRQSVSIFDIVVGDVVLLNIGDQVPADGVFLQGYSLQVDESSMTGESHPVDIDAVKNPFLTSGVKVIDGYASMLVTAVGTDTMWGEMMGSITRETTEPTPLQERLQRLTSSIGKIGIAVATLVFAMLVVRYFTGSTEGDDGRPKFDKHNTNASDIISGLVNIFQDAVTIIVVAIPEGLPLAVTLTLAFSMKRMMKDNAMVRRLSACETMGSVTTICTDKTGTLTLNQMKVTQFWIGKDQCPQATSIAPGILALLHQAVGLNTTGSVYRPNVAAEAEITGSPTEKALLSWSISDLGMCVDEMKKKCAVIRVEAFNSEKKRSGILVEEKASGATITHWKGAAEMLLVRCSHYADGNGSVKLIDSEAKSKLEAIVHDMAASSLRCIAFAYKNTAGAEDSEVNHGEEPRLDDTELTLLGLVGLKDPCRPEVARAIDACRSAGVGVKMITGDNVFTARAIAVECGIIKPEDFDALVVEGQEFRNYSPEERMKKVDRIRVMARSSPFDKLLMVQCLKQKGQVVAVTGDGTNDAPALKEADVGLAMGIQGTEVAKESSDIVIMDDNFDTVVTVMRWGRCVYNNIQKFLQFQLTVNVAALVINFVSAVATGAVPLTTVQLLWVNLIMDTMGALALATDTPTKELMEKPPVGRTAPLITGVMWRNLTAQALFQVTVLLLFRFRGESLLGLTEAENNTMIFNTFVLCQVFNEFNARKLEKKNVFQGMHRNKLFLGIVAATVVLQVLMVEFLRKFADTVRLGWGQWGICVGIAVVSWPIGWLVKFLPVAENPWRQLWTLVKG; encoded by the coding sequence ATGGACCTTAATGCTGTTGATTTCCTCATTGGCCCCGGCCGGCGTTTAGGAGTCTCGTCGCCGCTCCGGCGCTGGCGCATTGCCTACCGCACGATCTATTCCTGCCGCGCTATGTGCTCCCTCGTCACCAAGAAGTTCGCCATCATCCACCGCAGCAGCTCGTACGTCGCCATTGATGTCGAAGGAGGCGACTCGGCACCATTGGCTTTTTCGAAAGTCACGGATGATGGCAATCTCAGGAAGCTCGTCAAGGAACGGCGCCTTGAAGACCTCCACCGCCTCGGTGGATCTGCCGGTCTCATCCGTGCGCTCGGCTCTAACGCCGAGGCAGGGATACACGGCAGCGCCACCGACCTCAGCTCTCGGAGGGCGGCGTTCGGATCCAACACTTACCCTAGGCCGAAGCCCAAGGGCTTCTTCCACTTCGTGTTCGAGGCGATCAACGACCTGTTCATCATTATCCTCATGGTGTGTGCGGCCGTCTCCCTCGCCTTCGGTATCAAGGAGCACGGCATTAAAGAGGGGTGGTACGACGGTGCCAGCATCTTCCTCGCCGTCTTCCTCGTCTCGGCTGTCTCTGCCGTCAGCAACTTCCGTCAGATGAAGCGTTTCAACAAGCTGTCTGCGGAGTGCGATAACATCACCGCCAGCATCGTCCGCGATGGACGCCGGCAATCTGTTTCCATATTCGACATCGTGGTCGGCGACGTAGTCCTGCTAAACATTGGCGACCAAGTCCCGGCCGATGGAGTCTTCCTGCAGGGGTACTCTCTGCAGGTGGACGAGTCGAGCATGACAGGCGAGAGCCACCCGGTTGACATCGACGCCGTCAAGAACCCTTTCCTCACTTCCGGCGTGAAGGTCATAGATGGCTATGCCTCAATGCTCGTCACGGCCGTCGGCACCGACACGATGTGGGGCGAGATGATGGGCTCCATTACCCGCGAGACGACAGAGCCGACGCCGCTGCAGGAGCGGCTTCAGAGGCTGACATCAAGCATCGGAAAGATCGGCATCGCCGTCGCCACTCTGGTCTTCGCCATGCTCGTGGTCCGCTACTTCACCGGAAGCACCGAGGGCGACGATGGACGGCCCAAGTTTGACAAGCACAACACCAATGCCTCCGACATCATCAGCGGCCTCGTCAACATTTTCCAGGACGCTGTCACCATCATCGTCGTCGCCATCCCCGAAGGCTTGCCGCTCGCCGTCACTCTGACGCTGGCTTTCTCCATGAAGAGAATGATGAAGGACAACGCCATGGTCCGGCGGCTCTCGGCTTGCGAGACCATGGGCTCAGTGACCACCATCTGCACCGATAAAACAGGGACCTTAACGCTGAACCAGATGAAGGTCACCCAATTCTGGATAGGAAAGGACCAATGTCCGCAGGCGACCTCGATTGCGCCGGGAATTCTGGCGTTGCTACACCAAGCCGTCGGATTGAACACCACCGGCAGCGTCTACCGGCCTAACGTGGCGGCGGAGGCAGAGATCACCGGTAGCCCCACGGAGAAGGCTCTGCTTTCGTGGTCAATTTCGGATCTCGGAATGTGCGTCGACGAAATGAAGAAGAAGTGCGCCGTCATCCGTGTCGAAGCCTTCAATTCGGAGAAGAAGCGGAGCGGAATTTTGGTGGAAGAGAAAGCCAGCGGAGCGACGATCACGCACTGGAAAGGAGCCGCCGAGATGCTTCTGGTTCGATGCTCTCATTATGCCGACGGGAACGGGAGCGTTAAGCTGATAGATTCCGAGGCAAAATCCAAGCTCGAAGCTATCGTCCACGACATGGCTGCCTCCAGTCTCCGCTGCATTGCCTTCGCCTACAAGAACACCGCCGGAGCAGAGGACTCCGAGGTCAACCACGGCGAGGAGCCAAGGCTCGATGACACTGAGCTCACCTTGCTGGGTCTCGTCGGTCTAAAAGATCCGTGTCGCCCGGAGGTAGCGCGCGCCATCGATGCTTGCAGAAGTGCCGGAGTTGGAGTGAAGATGATCACCGGGGACAACGTGTTCACTGCTAGGGCCATCGCCGTCGAGTGCGGGATAATCAAACCAGAAGACTTCGACGCTTTGGTCGTGGAAGGGCAGGAGTTCAGGAACTACTCGCCTGAGGAGCGCATGAAGAAGGTGGACCGGATCCGGGTCATGGCGAGGTCGTCACCTTTCGACAAGCTGCTAATGGTGCAGTGCCTGAAGCAGAAGGGGCAAGTGGTGGCGGTCACCGGCGACGGAACGAACGACGCGCCGGCGCTGAAGGAGGCCGATGTGGGGCTGGCGATGGGTATCCAGGGCACGGAAGTCGCCAAGGAGAGCTCTGACATCGTGATCATGGACGACAACTTCGATACGGTGGTGACGGTCATGCGATGGGGGCGGTGCGTCTACAACAACATCCAGAAGTTCCTACAATTCCAGCTCACGGTGAACGTCGCCGCCCTGGTGATCAACTTCGTGTCCGCGGTGGCCACCGGCGCCGTGCCGCTGACGACAGTGCAGCTCTTGTGGGTGAACCTGATCATGGACACGATGGGGGCACTGGCTCTGGCCACCGACACACCCACCAAGGAGCTGATGGAAAAGCCGCCAGTCGGCCGGACGGCGCCGCTGATCACCGGAGTCATGTGGCGCAACCTGACGGCGCAGGCTCTATTCCAGGTGACAGTGTTGCTGCTTTTCCGTTTCCGAGGGGAATCGCTGCTGGGTCTAACCGAAGCGGAGAACAACACGATGATCTTCAACACCTTCGTGCTCTGTCAAGTCTTCAACGAGTTCAACGCGAGGaagctggagaagaagaacgtgttCCAGGGGATGCACCGGAACAAGCTGTTCTTGGGGATCGTGGCGGCGACGGTGGTGCTGCAGGTGCTGATGGTGGAGTTCCTCAGGAAGTTCGCCGACACGGTGAGGTTGGGATGGGGCCAGTGGGGGATCTGCGTCGGCATCGCGGTGGTCTCGTGGCCGATTGGGTGGCTCGTGAAGTTTCTGCCGGTGGCTGAAAATCCATGGCGCCAACTCTGGACCCTCGTCAAAGGTTGA
- the LOC122045118 gene encoding eukaryotic translation initiation factor 3 subunit D-like, with protein MGFDVGFVPFNPDGWGPPETPATLLHPKHGGGTLLANVPFAPFSRSDKLGRVADWTRNPNFSRSGGGRDAVFDFALDESFAGAASGADDSSFRLVDGKPPPRPKFGPRWRFNQRPQLPQRRDEEVEARKREAEKERARRDRLYHLNRRSSAPFGGPGYGNSRRDSPALKSSVDIQPEWTMLDQIPFSTFSKLSFSVPDPPEDLLICGALESYDRSFDRVNPKNERRLEHFKSRNFFKVTTTDDPVIRRLAADDKATVFATDAILSALMCAPRSVYSWDIIIQRVGNKLFFDKRDGSQLDLLSVNESSQELLPEAKEDINSIHSLAIEATYINQNFSQQVLARDGNKATFDEPNPFASEGEDVASVAYRYRRWKIDEGTYLITRCELHSTTDVKGQRGFLTLNALNEFDHKYSGVDWRQKLETQRGAVLATELKNNANKLAKWTAQALLAGADLMKLGYVSRVHPRDHFNHVILSVTGYKPKDFAAQINLNTSNMWGIVKSIVDLCMKLNEGKYVLVKDPVKPQVRIYEVPADAFENEYVEEPLPEEEQVQPLKEDPVASAMDAAAEAEASGADGEKLATASPA; from the coding sequence ATGGGCTTCGACGTTGGCTTCGTCCCCTTCAACCCCGACGGATGGGGTCCGCCGGAGACGCCGGCGACGCTCCTTCATCCCAAGCACGGCGGGGGTACACTACTGGCTAACGTCCCCTTCGCCCCCTTCTCCCGATCTGATAAGCTCGGCCGTGTCGCCGACTGGACTCGAAACCCTAATTTCTCCCGGTCAGGCGGCGGCCGCGACGCCGTCTTCGACTTCGCCCTCGACGAGTCCTTCGCCGGCGCCGCCTCTGGCGCTGACGACTCCTCCTTCCGACTCGTAGACGGCAAGCCCCCTCCGCGCCCCAAGTTCGGCCCGCGATGGAGATTTAACCAGCGGCCGCAGCTTCCGCAACGGCGTGATGAGGAGGTCGAGGCGCGGAAGCGCGAGGCGGAGAAGGAGCGCGCGCGCCGTGACCGCTTGTATCACCTCAACCGCCGCTCCTCCGCGCCCTTCGGAGGCCCCGGATACGGCAACTCCCGGCGCGACTCCCCCGCTCTCAAGTCCTCCGTCGACATACAGCCCGAGTGGACCATGCTTGACCAGATCCCCTTCTCCACCTTCTCCAAGCTTTCCTTCTCCGTGCCCGATCCGCCGGAAGACCTCCTTATCTGCGGCGCGCTCGAGTCCTACGACCGCTCCTTCGATCGCGTCAACCCCAAGAACGAGCGCCGCCTCGAGCACTTCAAGTCCCGCAACTTTTTCAAGGTCACCACCACCGACGACCCCGTCATCCGCCGCCTCGCGGCCGACGACAAGGCCACCGTCTTCGCCACTGATGCCATTCTCTCCGCCCTAATGTGCGCACCGAGGTCCGTATACTCCTGGGACATCATCATCCAGCGCGTCGGCAACAAGCTCTTCTTCGACAAACGCGACGGATCTCAACTCGACCTCCTCTCTGTCAACGAGAGCTCGCAGGAGCTCCTCCCGGAGGCCAAGGAGGACATCAACTCCATCCATTCCCTCGCCATCGAGGCCACTTACATCAACCAGAACTTCTCGCAGCAGGTCCTCGCGCGGGACGGCAACAAGGCTACCTTTGATGAGCCCAACCCATTTGCTTCCGAGGGCGAGGATGTTGCCTCAGTTGCATACCGATATCGCCGATGGAAGATCGATGAGGGCACCTATCTCATCACCCGCTGTGAGCTGCACAGCACGACCGACGTCAAGGGGCAGCGAGGGTTCCTCACTCTCAACGCACTCAATGAGTTCGATCACAAATACTCTGGAGTGGACTGGAGGCAGAAGCTCGAGACTCAGAGAGGAGCCGTTCTCGCCACCGAACTGAAGAACAACGCCAACAAGCTAGCCAAGTGGACCGCACAGGCCCTCCTTGCAGGTGCAGATCTGATGAAGCTGGGCTACGTCTCCAGAGTCCACCCAAGGGACCATTTCAACCATGTCATTCTGAGCGTCACCGGCTACAAGCCCAAGGATTTCGCCGCCCAGATCAACCTCAACACCTCCAACATGTGGGGGATCGTGAAGTCGATCGTCGATCTCTGCATGAAGCTCAACGAGGGCAAATATGTGCTGGTGAAGGATCCAGTCAAGCCGCAGGTAAGAATCTACGAGGTCCCGGCAGATGCCTTCGAGAACGAATACGTGGAGGAGCCACTCCCGGAGGAGGAGCAGGTGCAGCCGCTGAAAGAAGATCCAGTCGCCAGTGCCATGGATGCCGCCGCGGAAGCTGAGGCGAGCGGTGCAGATGGGGAGAAGCTTGCCACTGCCTCTCCCGCTTGA